From the Musa acuminata AAA Group cultivar baxijiao chromosome BXJ3-7, Cavendish_Baxijiao_AAA, whole genome shotgun sequence genome, one window contains:
- the LOC135642480 gene encoding cytidine deaminase 1-like — MESGKFVIAAQEAEAMAKTAGVAALKELLPLLVPTALRLARPPISNYPVGAVGLGMSGRIFLGVNLEFPGLPLNHSVHAEQFVVANAAAHGEAGISCIAVSSFPCGHCRQFLQEIRGAGEIQIVVTSDEDAAFRPLSSLLPHRFGPFDLLHKGIPLLLEPHDNDLGSVESAVIAGGGEEVYEGIEKEGIQQRLRAAAGAAAKASHAPYSGCAAGFAVADGEGRVYAGSYMESAAYNPSLGPVQAAMVGYVAACGGVGGEHRGWGIFAAALVEKEAAAVSHEGTARIFLEAVAPGANLNVYRFRSSATV, encoded by the coding sequence ATGGAGAGTGGGAAGTTCGTGATCGCGGCGCAGGAGGCCGAGGCGATGGCCAAGACGGCGGGAGTCGCCGCCCTCAAGGAGCTCCTCCCGCTCCTAGTCCCCACCGCCCTGCGGCTGGCGCGGCCGCCCATCTCCAACTACCCCGTCGGCGCCGTCGGACTGGGGATGAGCGGCCGGATCTTCCTCGGGGTGAACTTGGAATTCCCTGGCCTGCCGCTTAACCACTCCGTCCACGCGGAGCAGTTCGTGGTCGCCAACGCCGCCGCCCATGGTGAGGCCGGCATCAGCTGCATCGCTGTCTCCTCCTTTCCCTGCGGCCACTGCCGCCAGTTTCTTCAGGAGATCCGCGGCGCGGGGGAGATCCAGATCGTCGTCACCTCGGACGAGGATGCCGCCTTCCGCCCCCTATCCTCCCTCCTGCCCCACCGATTCGGCCCCTTCGACCTCCTTCACAAGGGCATCCCTCTCCTCCTCGAGCCGCACGACAACGATCTCGGCTCCGTCGAGTCCGCAGTTATCGCCGGCGGCGGCGAGGAAGTGTACGAGGGGATCGAGAAAGAAGGGATTCAGCAGCGGCTGAGGGCCGCGGCGGGGGCAGCAGCGAAGGCGTCACACGCGCCGTACAGCGGGTGCGCCGCGGGCTTCGCGGTGGCGGACGGAGAGGGGAGGGTGTACGCGGGGTCGTACATGGAGTCGGCGGCGTACAACCCGAGCCTGGGGCCGGTGCAGGCGGCGATGGTAGGATACGTAGCGGCGTGCGGAGGAGTCGGGGGAGAGCACCGCGGGTGGGGTATCTTCGCGGCGGcgctggtggagaaggaggccgCAGCGGTTTCCCACGAGGGGACTGCGAGAATCTTCCTGGAGGCAGTGGCGCCGGGTGCCAACCTCAACGTGTATCGCTTCCGCTCCTCCGCTACGGTGTAG
- the LOC103992695 gene encoding uncharacterized protein LOC103992695, with protein sequence MASASPPASLLLRTRPRRLSLPHPAAAAAARPTLDGSQGLRRAPRRLFLGIGASFLDQVAHMASGSGGRSFVASARPQRGVSPVEQILKNVVWPETFPFKDEDFNRFDESPDSLFYSEPRFVTHIDDPAIRALTKYYSEVFPPSNSSGVCLVDLCSSWVSHYPAGYRQDRIVGMGMNEEELKRNPVLTEYIVQDLNVNPKLPFEDNTVDVITNVVSVDYLTKPIDVFKEMQRILKPGGLAIMSFSNRCFWTKAISIWTSTGDADHAWIVGAYFHYAGGFEPPVAVDISPNPGRSDPMYVVYSRKQTADQPPLL encoded by the exons ATGGCTTCCGCTTCTCCTCCGGCCTCGCTTCTCCTTAGGACTCGCCCTCGAAGGCTTTCCCTCCCTcatcccgccgccgccgccgccgctcgcccTACATTAGACGGTAGTCAGGGTCTCCGACGGGCGCCTCGCCGCCTCTTTCTCGGCATCGGCGCCTCCTTCCTCGACCAGGTCGCCCACATGGCCTCCGGCAGCGGCGGCCGCTCCTTCGTGGCCTCGGCTCGACCCCAGCGAGGCGTTTCTCCCGTCGAACAG ATTCTGAAAAATGTAGTGTGGCCGGAGACGTTTCCTTTCAAGGACGAGGATTTCAACCGCTTTGATGA ATCACCGGATTCTCTTTTCTACTCAGAGCCTCGTTTTGTTACACACATTGATGACCCCGCAATTCGTGCTCTTACCAAGTACTATTCGGAAGTATTTCCTCCAAGTAATTCATCAGGTGTTTGTCTAGTAGATTTATGTAGCAGTTGG GTTAGCCATTATCCAGCTGGCTACAGGCAGGACAGAATTGTGGGAATGGGCATGAATGAGGAAGAGCTCAAGCGAAATCCG GTTTTGACAGAATATATTGTGCAAGATCTGAATGTTAACCCTAAGCTTCCGTTCGAGGATAACACTGTTGATGTTATAACCAATGTG GTTAGTGTTGATTACTTGACCAAGCCGATCGATGTTTTCAAAGAGATGCAGCGGATACTAAAACCAGGAGGTTTGGCTATAATGAG tttttcAAATCGATGCTTTTGGACAAAAGCCATCTCTATTTGGACATCAACTGGTGATGCTGATCATGCCTGGATTGTAGGGGCCTATTTTCATTATGCTGGAGGTTTTGAACCACCCGTC GCTGTGGACATATCTCCCAACCCTGGGCGTTCTGACCCAATGTATGTTGTATACTCCAGAAAGCAGACGGCTGACCAACCACCTCTGCTTTGA
- the LOC135642083 gene encoding uncharacterized protein LOC135642083 — MAQPIPSEDALDASLASQRRVIITNSCGEKLVGLLHDTGSKKLVILCHGFRSSKDDEIILNLTAALTSKGLGVFRFDFSGNGESEGVFQFGDYWKEAEDLHAVVLYFSEQKYEISAIVGHSKGGDDVLLYASRYRDVHTVVNLSGRFALDRGIERFLGKDFIQRIKKDGFIDVVDKTGKVLFRVTEESLMDRLNIDMHAACLSIDKGCRVFTVHGSADEIIPVEDALEIAKLIPSHKLHIIEGANHCYTEHQEELAKTVVDFLTSIQIVGAAVVGEL; from the exons ATGGCGCAACCGATCCCGTCGGAGGATGCCCTAGATGCTTCCC tTGCATCTCAACGAAGAGTTATTATTACTAATAGTTGTGGAGAGAAGCTTGTCGGGTTGCTACATGATACTGGATCAAAGAAGCTTGTTATCTTGTGCCATGGTTTTAGATCTTCGAAG GATGATGAAATTATACTTAACCTTACTGCTGCATTAACAAGTAAAGGTCTCGGAGTGTTTCGCTTCGATTTTTCTGGAAATGG CGAAAGTGAGGGTGTCTTCCAGTTTGGCGACTACTGGAAAGAGGCTGAAGATTTACATGCTGTTGTCTTGTATTTCTCTGAGCAAAAGTATGAAATAAGTGCTATTGTTGGACATAGTAAAG GGGGAGATGATGTGCTCTTATATGCCTCTAGGTACCGTGATGTGCATACGGTTGTTAATCTTTCTGGTCGCTTTGCCTTAGATAGAGGCATTGAAAGATTCTTAGGAAAAGACTTTATCCAGAGAATCAAGAAAGATGGTTTCATTGATGTGGTGGACAAAACAG GAAAAGTTTTATTTCGGGTAACTGAAGAAAGCCTAATGGATAGGCTAAACATTGATATGCATGCAGCATGTCTCTCAATTGACAAGGGATGCAG GGTCTTCACCGTTCATGGTTCAGCAGATGAAATTATACCTGTAGAAGATGCCCTGGAAATTGCCAAACTAATACCCAGTCACAAGCTACATATTATTGAAGGTGCCAACCATTGCTATACTGAGCATCAGGAAGAGCTGGCCAAAACTGTAGTAGACTTCCTAACCTCCATTCAG ATTGTGGGCGCAGCTGTGGTGGGAGAGCTGTAG
- the LOC135643363 gene encoding uncharacterized protein LOC135643363, which produces MAASLFLSLLPAHKLPSNSTPVLTRRTANKKQKSNCICPISASSSSSFRNGSPSETDCPVPLDQQPVNEYQSLSTSLPFSWATADLRLYSSRLALTGASFALIVGLPVSAFGTGSLSDPRCALGVVSAGLLAVTLAVLRMYLGWAYIGNRLLSATVEYEETGWYDGQIWVKTPEVLARDRLLGSFSVKPVLSRVKLTLIGLAISLVACAFLFINIENPRDTSKDSGERTVAGAYSDESARSFEPDAFCDFIRIRPIVTKVRRSHAFIPRSCRPANPSASPPPRLDAGLRGSSEPPACLLLRVFLSLPASVMASRLWRMYADRQFYKWEKTVLWDMIEPYRRPKSFTPLISIYVAAFYTGVIGSAITEQLYKEKYWEEHPGEAVPIMRPKFYWGPWKVYQGGELPPNM; this is translated from the exons ATGGCGGCATCTCTTTTCCTCTCTCTCCTCCCCGCACACAAGCTCCCTTCTAATTCTACCCCTGTCCTTACGAGGAGGACGGCAAACAAGAAGCAGAAGAGCAATTGTATCTGCCCAATATccgcctcctcgtcctcctccttccgCAACGGGAGCCCGTCAGAGACGGACTGTCCGGTGCCTCTGGATCAGCAGCCGGTGAACGAGTACCAGTCCCTCTCAACCTCCCTCCCCTTCTCCTGGGCCACCGCCGACCTCCGCCTCTACTCCTCCCGCCTCGCCCTCACCGGCGCCTCCTTCGCCCTCATCGTCGGCCTCCCCGTCTCCGCCTTCGGAACCGGCAGCCTCTCCGACCCCCGCTGCGCCCTCGGGGTCGTCTCCGCCGGTCTTCTCGCCGTCACGCTCGCCGTCCTCCGGATGTACCTCGGATGGGCTTACATCGGCAACCGCTTGCTCAGCGCCACTGTCGAGT ATGAGGAGACGGGATGGTATGATGGTCAG ATATGGGTGAAGACCCCTGAAGTTTTAGCTCGCGATCGTCTTCTAGGTTCATTTTCT GTGAAACCCGTGTTAAGCAGAGTGAAGCTTACTTTAATAGGTCTCGCGATCTCCTTAGTCGCATGTGCCTTCCTTTTCATCAATATCGAAAACCCAAGGGATACATCAAAGGATTCTGGGGAGCGAACTGTAGCTGGGGCATACAGTGATGAATCTGCAAGGTCATTTGAGCCGGACGCATTCTGCG ATTTCATTCGGATCCGACCCATCGTCACGAAGGTTCGCCGCTCTCACGCTTTTATTCCACGATCGTGCCGTCCTGCAAATCCGTcagcatctcctcctcctcgtcttgaTGCTGGACTTCGTGGTTCATCGGAACCACCCGCTTGCCTTCTTCTCCGAGTTTTTCTTTCCCTACCCGCTTCTG TGATGGCGAGTAGATTGTGGAGGATGTATGCCGACCGGCAGTTCTACAAATGGGAAAAGACAGTCCTTTGGGATATGATCGAGCCATATAGGCGTCCCAAATCCTTCACCCCTCTTATCTCGATCTATGTCGCTGCCTTCTACACAGGGGTTATCGGATCCGCCATTACCGAGCAGCTTTATAAG GAAAAATACTGGGAAGAACATCCAGGTGAAGCGGTGCCTATCATGAGGCCAAAATTCTATTGGGGCCCTTGGAAGGTGTATCAAGGAGGGGAACTTCCTCCAAATATGTGA
- the LOC103992700 gene encoding chaperonin CPN60-like 2, mitochondrial has translation MFQLLSRSLGFTMYRAAVAAVASFALRRSSFQKQRDAGRIGSGVLLYARSYVAKDINFGVGARAAMLQGVNELAEAVKVTMGPKGRTVIIEKSHGGVKVTKDGVTVAKSIEFKERSKNVGADLVKQVAKATNTAAGDGTTCATVLTQAILAEGCKSLASGVNVMDLRHGINMAVDTIISHLKHRAWMISTPEEITQVATISANNEREIGELIARAMERVGKDGVITVSDGNTLENEMEVVEGMKLGRGYISPYFITDVKTQKCELENPLILIHDKKISDMNSLVRILELALKNHRALLIVAEDLESNALAMLLLNKHRAGIKVCAIKAPGFGENRRANLEDLAILTGGEVITEDHGMNLKTVKVEMLGTAKKVTVSLDDTIILHGGGDKKLIQERCEQLRTTMEKSTAMFDKEKAQERLSKLSGGVAVLKIGGASEAEVGEKKDRVTDALNAARAAVEEGILPGGGVSLLYATKELDKIQTSNSDENIGVQIIKNALKAPTLTIAGNAGVDGAVVVGKLLEQENLNLGYDAAKGEYVDMVEAGIIDPLKVVRTALVDAASVSVLLTTTEAAVVELPDAKSGPKVNRMAQMDDMDY, from the exons ATGTTTCAGCTTCTATCGCGCTCGCTTGGATTCACCATGTATCGGGCAGCGGTAGCCGCCGTTGCTTCCTTTGCGCTCAG GCGATCGTCCTTCCAGAAGCAG AGGGATGCCGGGAGGATTGGGAGCGGTGTACTTCTTTATGCTCGGAGCTACGTCGCAAAGGACATCAATTTTGGGGTTGGGGCTCGGGCGGCAATGCTTCAGGGAGTTAACGAGCTTGCTGAAGCCGTCAAGGTTACCATGGGCCCCAAG GGTCGGACTGTCATCATTGAGAAAAGTCATGGAGGCGTTAAAGTTACAAAAGATGGTGTGACGGTTGCAAAAAGCATTGAGTTTAAGGAGAGATCTAAGAATGTTGGTGCAGATCTTGTGAAGCAAGTCGCTAAAGCCACTAACACTGCTGCAGGAGATG GTACAACTTGTGCAACTGTTCTAACTCAAGCAATACTTGCCGAAGGTTGCAAATCGCTGGCATCTGGAGTTAACGTTATGGACCTACGTCATGGTATTAATATGGCTGTGGATACTATTATTTCCCATTTAAAGCATAGGGCCTGGATGATTAGTACTCCAGAAGAAATCACTCAG GTGGCTACCATTTCTGCAAACAATGAACGAGAGATTGGAGAGTTGATTGCcagagcaatggaaagagttgggAAAGATGGAGTTATCACTGTTTCT GATGGAAATACATTGGAGAATGAGATGGAAGTGGTGGAGGGAATGAAACTAGGCAGGGGTTATATATCACCTTACTTCATTACAGATGTGAAGACCCAAAAATGT GAACTAGAAAATCCATTGATTCTTATTCATGATAAGAAGATTTCAGACATGAATTCTCTTGTACGAATATTGGAGCTTGCTTTAAAG AATCATAGAGCACTTCTAATTGTGGCTGAGGATCTAGAAAGCAATGCTCTAGCCATGTTGTTACTGAATAAGCATCGTGCTGGTATCAAG GTTTGTGCCATCAAGGCTCCTGGTTTTGGTGAAAATAGAAGAGCAAATTTGGAGGATCTTGCCATACTTACAGGAGGCGAG GTTATCACTGAAGATCATGGCATGAACCTTAAGACAGTCAAAGTGGAAATGCTTGGTACCGCTAAAAAG GTAACTGTCTCTCTTGATGATACTATTATTCTACATGGTGGTGGTGACAAGAAGCTAATTCAAGAAAGGTGTGAACAG CTTAGAACAACTATGGAGAAAAGCACGGCGATGTTTGACAAGGAAAAAGCACAAGAACGGTTATCAAAGCTTTCTGGAGGTGTTGCTGTCCTCAAG ATTGGTGGAGCAAGTGAAGCTGAAGTTGGTGAGAAGAAAGACAGGGTTACAGATGCTCTAAATGCTGCAAGAGCAGCTGTCGAAGAGGGAATTTTGCCAG GTGGTGGAGTTTCCCTCTTGTATGCTACAAAGGAGCTTGATAAGATTCAAACCTCCAATAGTGATGAGAATATAGGAGTTCAGATCATTAAGAATGCCCTAAAG GCACCTACTTTAACTATTGCCGGGAATGCTGGTGTCGATGGTGCAGTAGTTGTTGGCAAACTGCTTGAACAAGAGAATCTTAATTTGGGCTACGATGCTGCTAaag GAGAGTACGTTGACATGGTAGAGGCTGGAATAATCGATCCCTTGAAAGTTGTTAGAACTGCTTTGGTAGATGCTGCCAG TGTTTCTGTCTTGTTGACAACCACTGAAGCAGCAGTCGTCGAGCTTCCTGATGCGAAAAGTGGCCCAAAAGTAAACCGCATGGCGCAGATGGATGACATGGATTATTAA